A window from Vigna angularis cultivar LongXiaoDou No.4 chromosome 7, ASM1680809v1, whole genome shotgun sequence encodes these proteins:
- the LOC108337695 gene encoding amino acid permease 3 — protein sequence MMEQGVSRSYRETFEASNGRIQLADSHSFDDDGRPKRTGTMWTASAHIITAAIGSGVLSLAWAIAQLGWIAGPSSLTLFSVLTYYTSALLAACYRTGDQITGNRNYTYMDAVRSHLGRMNAKFCGWVQYANLFGMAIGYTIAASVSMMAVKRSNCYHNSGGKDSCKRNSSVYMISFGIAEIVLSQMPDFDQFWWLSIVAAVMSFTYSAIGLGLGIAKVIENGMVKGSLTGVSIGAVSETQKIWRTFQALGNIAFAYSYSMILIEIQDTIKSPPEESKTMSKATLVSVLVTSIFYLLCGGFGYAAFGDSSPGNLLTGFGFYNPYWLLDIANVAIVVHLVGAYQVECQPLFQFIEKLAAQKFPDSDFIRKEFEVPIPGCKPFKLNLFRLVWRTIFVICCTVMAMLLPFFNDIVGLIGAIAYWPLTVYFPVEMYIVQTKIPKWSTKWICLEMLSAACFVLAMVAAVGSIAGVLDGLKVYKPFMTDY from the exons ATGATGGAACAAGGTGTAAGCAGAAGTTATCGAGAGACATTTGAAGCCTCCAATGGCAGGATTCAACTAGCAGATTCCCATTCCTTTGATGATGATGGGCGTCCCAAAAGAACTG GAACTATGTGGACTGCAAGTGCCCACATAATAACAGCTGCTATTGGGTCTGGAGTGCTGTCTCTGGCATGGGCTATTGCTCAGCTTGGTTGGATTGCTGGTCCTTCTTCATTGACTCTGTTCTCTGTGCTGACTTATTATACCTCCGCTCTTCTAGCTGCTTGTTACCGTACTGGAGACCAAATCACCGGCAATAGAAATTACACTTACATGGACGCTGTTAGATCCCACCTAG GTCGTATGAATGCAAAGTTCTGTGGATGGGTTCAGTATGCGAACCTTTTCGGAATGGCAATCGGGTATACCATTGCAGCTTCCGTAAGCATGAT GGCCGTTAAAAGGTCTAATTGTTATCACAATAGCGGAGGAAAAGATTCATGCAAAAGGAACAGCAGTGTTTACATGATTTCATTTGGAATTGCGGAAATTGTATTATCCCAAATGCCAGATTTCGATCAGTTCTGGTGGCTCTCTATTGTGGCTGCTGTCATGTCTTTCACATACTCTGCAATTGGACTTGGTCTTGGAATTGCTAAAGTTATAG AAAACGGAATGGTTAAAGGAAGCTTAACTGGTGTAAGTATTGGTGCTGTCTCAGAAACCCAAAAAATTTGGAGGACCTTCCAAGCTCTCGGTAACATAGCCTTTGCCTACTCCTACTCAATGATCCTTATAGAAATTCAG GACACAATCAAATCACCTCCTGAAGAGTCAAAGACAATGTCGAAGGCTACTTTAGTGAGTGTCTTGGTGACAAGCATTTTCTATCTGCTATGTGGTGGTTTTGGCTATGCAGCTTTTGGAGATTCAAGCCCTGGAAACCTGCTAACTGGTTTTGGCTTCTATAACCCATATTGGCTCCTCGACATAGCCAATGTTGCCATTGTTGTCCACCTTGTCGGTGCATACCAAGTTGAATGCCAACCGCTGTTCCAATTTATTGAAAAACTCGCAGCACAAAAATTCCCAGACAGTGATTTTATAAGGAAGGAGTTTGAAGTACCAATCCCTGGTTGCAAACCCTTCAAGCTCAACCTTTTCAGATTGGTTTGGAGGACAATTTTTGTGATCTGCTGCACTGTCATGGCAATGTTGCTACCGTTCTTCAATGACATTGTGGGGCTTATTGGTGCCATTGCATATTGGCCACTCACCGTGTATTTCCCAGTGGAGATGTATATAGTTCAaactaaaataccaaaatggAGCACAAAATGGATATGCCTGGAGATGCTTAGTGCTGCATGCTTCGTCTTGGCAATGGTAGCTGCAGTAGGTTCCATTGCTGGAGTTCTTGATGGTCTTAAAGTTTACAAGCCATTCATGACCGATTACTAG
- the LOC108337149 gene encoding probable receptor-like protein kinase At1g11050 → MDKQVRLFLLHLISLLTVFTQGAASSRCPMDLSYVGSIPWNTSICRGHIDKDRCCDTLRSVFAIGLAEFLKDTQRFYLPNANTSSACLHDFARRLSALSISQNMVSLCFPDPSRFVFNSSACGGIRNTEDWNISVDRNTPLYSTCNGDLKDKTRCRVCSDAAHTLTEKLTAIHPNADATRCFYYIALYAAALVNPFGTTDISTTSCILCLEHDVVVHRSSHGVELWKLGFALLGVVIGVVLAFVMIFVYRKWDKRKRQSVYHREIENKVRACVLPNVGAKWFRVDELERATERFSRKNVVGQGGDGVVYKGTLSDGAVVAVKEIYYLEGKGDEQFCYEVEIISKIKHRNLLALRGWCISSGDLEGKRRFLIYDFMHNGSLSDQMCSDGANRLTWPQRKKIILDVAKGLAYLHYEIKPPIYHRDIKPTNILLDSKMNAKLADFGLAKQGSEDESHLTTRVAGTYGYVAPEYALYGQLTDKSDVYSFGIVILEIMSGRKVFDVLDSSAGLITDWVWTMTESGKMEEVFDQSIREGQEKIMERFVLVGMLCSHLAVALRPTIVEALKMLEGVIDIPQLPERPMPLGHESFQSSLLNGLQSSG, encoded by the coding sequence ATGGATAAGCAAGTGAGGCTATTCCTTCTTCATTTGATATCCCTCTTGACCGTGTTCACACAAGGAGCTGCATCTTCCAGATGCCCCATGGATCTCTCCTACGTTGGTTCCATTCCCTGGAACACGTCAATATGCAGAGGCCATATTGACAAGGATCGCTGTTGCGACACGCTAAGGAGTGTCTTTGCCATTGGCCTCGCTGAGTTCCTCAAAGATACTCAAAGATTTTACCTTCCTAATGCAAACACTTCCTCCGCTTGCTTACATGACTTCGCACGCAGGCTTTCAGCCTTGTCCATCAGCCAAAACATGGTCTCTCTTTGCTTCCCCGACCCATCACGCTTTGTTTTCAACTCTTCGGCTTGTGGGGGTATCAGAAACACGGAAGATTGGAACATTTCGGTGGACCGGAATACCCCTTTGTACTCAACTTGCAATGGGGACCTCAAAGACAAAACTCGCTGCAGAGTTTGCTCTGATGCTGCTCACACACTCACAGAGAAGCTCACAGCTATTCACCCTAATGCTGACGCCACAAGGTGTTTTTACTACATTGCGCTGTACGCTGCAGCTCTTGTTAACCCGTTTGGTACAACCGATATAAGCACCACTTCTTGCATACTTTGCCTGGAGCATGATGTGGTGGTACACCGGTCAAGTCATGGAGTAGAACTGTGGAAGCTGGGTTTTGCGTTGTTGGGTGTTGTTATTGGTGTTGTTCTTGCTTTTGTGATGATTTTTGTGTACAGGAAGTGGGATAAGAGAAAGAGGCAGAGTGTTTATCACAGGGAGATTGAGAACAAGGTCAGGGCATGTGTTTTGCCTAATGTTGGGGCAAAATGGTTTCGTGTAGACGAGCTTGAGCGTGCAACTGAGAGATTTTCGCGGAAGAATGTGGTTGGTCAAGGTGGTGATGGAGTTGTGTATAAAGGTACTCTTTCTGATGGTGCCGTGGTTGCTGTTAAGGAGATTTATTATTTGGAGGGTAAAGGGGATGAACAGTTCTGCTATGAAGTGGAGATCATAAGCAAAATAAAGCACAGGAATCTTCTTGCTCTTCGGGGCTGGTGCATTTCAAGTGGTGATTTGGAAGGTAAGAGAAGGTTTTTGATTTACGATTTTATGCATAATGGAAGCCTCAGCGACCAAATGTGTTCTGATGGTGCTAATAGGCTTACATGGCCACAAAGGAAGAAGATAATCCTTGATGTGGCTAAGGGGCTTGCTTATTTGCATTATGAAATCAAACCCCCAATTTATCATCGTGACATAAAGCCTACCAACATACTTTTGGACTCCAAAATGAATGCTAAATTGGCAGATTTTGGGTTGGCCAAGCAAGGCTCTGAGGATGAGTCTCATCTCACCACAAGGGTTGCTGGCACATATGGTTATGTAGCACCAGAGTATGCTCTCTATGGGCAACTAACTGATAAAAGTGATGTCTATAGTTTCGGTATTGTTATTCTTGAAATCATGAGTGGAAGGAAGGTGTTTGATGTTTTGGATTCATCTGCTGGTTTAATTACAGATTGGGTATGGACAATGACAGAATCTGGAAAGATGGAGGAAGTTTTTGATCAGTCAATAAGAGAAGGGCAAGAAAAAATTATGGAAAGGTTTGTTCTTGTTGGAATGCTATGTTCTCACTTGGCAGTGGCATTAAGGCCTACTATTGTTGAGGCCCTTAAGATGTTAGAAGGAGTCATTGACATTCCCCAATTACCTGAGAGGCCAATGCCACTGGGTCATGAGTCCTTCCAATCTTCTTTGTTGAATGGTTTACAGAGTAGTGGTTGA
- the LOC108336932 gene encoding uncharacterized protein LOC108336932, whose protein sequence is MDQGDQSSSPYYLHPGESSNPSSPYYLHPGENPGLTLIRQILNENNYSSWSRSMRRALLSKNKIKFIDGSIKKPQKSDTLFDAWERCNMMILSWITKTLSPQIAESVIYVEEAKELWDELKERFSKGDYFKISDLLQDIHSIKQGERGLSQFFTDLKILWEELEFLRPIPTCTCKVPCSCDLSRISLKYREMEHVICFLKGLNESYNTVRTQILLMDPLPNINRVFSLIMQQERQEKHGSTDIKVMANVVDRNSQWKGQGRGSGFCGQGRGRGRNPNYGKQCSYCNKMNHTIDECYSKHGYPPWYKKGDIN, encoded by the coding sequence ATGGATCAGGGGGATCAATCATCCAGCCCTTACTATCTACACCCAGGTGAATCTTCCAACCCATCCAGCCCTTACTATCTACACCCAGGTGAGAACCCGGGTCTCACACTCATTAGACAAATTTTGAACGAGAACAACTATTCCTCTTGGAGTAGAAGCATGAGGAGAGCTTTGCTTTCCAAGAATAAGATAAAATTCATTGATGGATCTATAAAGAAACCCCAGAAAAGTGACACATTGTTTGATGCATGGGAGAGATGCAATATGATGATTTTATCTTGGATAACAAAGACTCTTTCCCCACAAATTGCTGAAAGTGTTATATATGTTGAAGAAGCCAAAGAATTATGGGATGAGCTGAAAGAAAGATTTTCCAAGGGTGATTATTTCAAGATTTCTGATTTACTTCAAGACATACATTCTATTAAACAAGGAGAAAGGGGACTGAGTCAGTTCTTTACAGACTTAAAGATCCTATGGGAAGAGTTGGAATTCCTAAGACCCATACCTACCTGCACGTGTAAAGTTCCATGCAGCTGTGATCTCTCAAGAATCTCCTTGAAGTATAGAGAAATGGAACATGTGATATGTTTCTTAAAAGGACTAAATGAATCCTACAACACTGTTAGAACACAGATTCTTTTAATGGATCCTCTTCCAAATATCAATCGGGTTTTCTCTCTTATTATGCAACAAGAGAGACAAGAGAAACATGGCTCTACAGATATCAAAGTTATGGCCAATGTTGTTGACAGAAACAGTCAATGGAAAGGCCAAGGACGGGGTTCTGGATTTTGTGgtcaaggaagaggaagaggtagaAATCCTAACTATGGTAAACAATGCTCATATTGCAACAAGATGAACCACACTATAGATGAGTGCTATTCTAAGCACGGGTACCCACCTTGGTATAAGAAAGGAGACATCAACTAA